From the genome of Pelobates fuscus isolate aPelFus1 chromosome 6, aPelFus1.pri, whole genome shotgun sequence, one region includes:
- the CDK5R1 gene encoding cyclin-dependent kinase 5 activator 1 produces MGTVLSVSPSYRKASLFDGGSSVGHYTAVQNSKNGKSLKRHSFINVLPWKRLVAVSSKKKQSKKALQNSGYQNDVEHLNNENLKKSLSCANLSSQDSKDSLIKDVVSSKAKEAQPQQARVSPKRVVVQASTSELLRCLGEFLCRRCYKLKHLSTTEPVLWLRSVDRSLLLQGWQDQGFITPANVVFLYMLCREVISSELTTEQELQAALLTCVYLSYSYMGNEISYPLKPFLVESSKEEFWDRCLSVINMMSSKMLRINADPQYFTQIFADLKAEGGHEDKTRLLIGLDR; encoded by the coding sequence ATGGGCACTGTACTCTCCGTGTCCCCAAGCTATCGCAAGGCAAGTCTGTTTGATGGAGGGTCAAGTGTAGGCCACTATACAGCCGTCCAAAACAGCAAGAATGGGAAATCTTTGAAGAGGCACTCCTTCATCAATGTCTTGCCTTGGAAGAGGCTTGTGGCTGTCTCTTCCAAGAAAAAGCAATCAAAGAAAGCATTACAAAACAGTGGTTACCAGAATGACGTTGAACATCTTAACAATGAAAATCTGAAGAAATCTCTTTCCTGTGCCAATCTCTCTTCTCAAGATTCAAAAGACTCTCTTATCAAGGATGTTGTATCTTCTAAAGCCAAGGAAGCTCAACCGCAGCAGGCTCGTGTGTCACCAAAAAGGGTGGTGGTCCAGGCTTCCACCAGCGAGTTGCTGAGATGTTTGGGTGAATTTCTTTGCCGTAGATGTTATAAGTTAAAGCATCTCTCTACCACAGAGCCTGTTTTATGGCTCCGAAGTGTGGACAGATCCTTACTTCTTCAAGGGTGGCAGGACCAGGGATTCATAACACCTGCCAATGTAGTATTCCTGTACATGCTTTGCCGAGAAGTAATCTCATCGGAGCTCACCACCGAGCAAGAGTTGCAGGCTGCTTTGTTGACCTGTGTGTATCTCTCTTACTCCTACATGGGCAATGAGATCTCTTATCCCCTGAAGCCTTTTCTCGTTGAGAGCTCCAAGGAAGAATTTTGGGACCGATGTCTTTCTGTCATTAATATGATGAGCTCTAAAATGCTCCGGATCAATGCTGACCCCCAATATTTCACCCAGATTTTTGCTGACCTCAAGGCTGAAGGGGGCCACGAAGACAAGACCAGGCTTTTGATTGGGCTGGACCGGTGA